From Rhinolophus sinicus isolate RSC01 linkage group LG15, ASM3656204v1, whole genome shotgun sequence, the proteins below share one genomic window:
- the CORO6 gene encoding coronin-6 isoform X3 — MSRRVVRQSKFRHVFGQAAKADQAYEDIRVSKVTWDSSFCAVNPKFLAIIVEAGGGGAFIVLPLAKTGRVDKNYPLVTGHTAPVLDIDWCPHNDNVIASASDDTTIMVWQIPDYTPMRNITEPIITLEGHSKRVGILSWHPTARNVLLSAGGDNVIIIWNVGTGEVLLSLDDMHPDIIHSVCWNNNGSLLATTCKDKTLRIVDPRKGQVVAERFAAHEGMRPMRAVFTRQGHIFTTGFTRMSQRELGLWDPNNFEEPVALQEMDTSNGVLLPFYDPDSSIIYLCGKGDSSIRYFEITDEAPFVHYLNTFSSKEPQRGMGFMPKRGLDVSKCEIARLYKLHERKCEPIIMIVPRKSDLFQDDLYPDTPGPEPALEADEWLSGQDAEPVLISLRDGYVPPKHRELRVTKRNILDARPPSGPHRSQSASDAPLQQHTLEALLEEIKALREQVQAQEQRITALENMLCELVDGTD, encoded by the exons ATGAGCCGGCGTGTGGTTCGGCAGAGCAAGTTCCGCCATGTGTTTGGACAGGCAGCAAAGGCTGACCAGGCCTATGAGGACATTCGTGTATCCAAGGTCACGTGGGACAGCTCCTTCTGTGCCGTCAACCCTAAATTCCTGGCCATTATTGTGGAGGCTGGAGGTGGAGGTGCTTTCATCGTCCTGCCTCTGGCCAAG ACAGGGCGCGTGGATAAGAACTACCCACTGGTCACTGGGCACACGGCCCCTGTGCTGGACATTGACTGGTGCCCACACAATGACAACGTCATCGCCAGTGCCTCAGATGACACCACCATCATG GTGTGGCAGATTCCAGACTATACGCCTATGCGCAACATCACAGAACCCATCATCACGCTCGAAGGCCACTCCAAGCGCGTGGGCATCCTCTCCTGGCACCCCACTGCCCGGAATGTCCTGCTCAGTGCAG GTGGTGACAATGTGATCATCATCTGGAACGTGGGCACTGGAGAGGTGCTCCTGAGTCTGGACGACATGCACCCGGACATCATCCACAGTGTATGCTGGAACAACAATGGCAGCCTGCTAGCCACCACCTGCAAGGACAAGACCCTGCGCATTGTCGACCCCCGCAAGGGCCAGGTGGTGGCG GAGAGGTTTGCGGCCCACGAGGGGATGAGGCCCATGCGGGCTGTCTTCACACGCCAGGGTCATATCTTCACCACGGGCTTCACCCGCATGAGCCAGCGAGAGCTGGGCCTGTGGGACCCG AACAACTTTGAGGAGCCAGTGGCACTGCAGGAGATGGACACAAGCAACGGGGTCCTACTGCCCTTCTACGATCCCGACTCCAGCATCATCTACCTGTGCGGCAAG GGCGACAGCAGCATCCGGTACTTTGAGATTACTGACGAAGCGCCTTTTGTGCACTACCTGAACACGTTCAGCAGCAAGGAGCCGCAGAGGGGCATGGGTTTCATGCCCAAGAGGGGTCTGGATGTCAGCAAATGCGAGATCGCCCG GTTATACAAGTTGCACGAAAGAAAGTGTGAACCCATCATCATGATTGTACCACGCAAG TCAGACTTGTTCCAGGATGACCTATACCCAGATACACCCGGCCCGGAGCCAGCCCTAGAGGCAGACGAATGGCTGTCGGGTCAGGACGCGGAACCCGTGCTCATTTCACTGAGGGATGGTTACGTACCCCCCAAGCATCGCGAGCTCCGGGTCACCAAACGCAACATCCTGGACGCGCGACCGCCCTCCGGCCCCCACCGCAGCCAGTCGGCCAGTGACGCCCCCTTG CAGCAGCACACGCTGGAGGCGCTGCTGGAGGAGATCAAGGCCCTTCGCGAGCAGGTGCAGGCCCAGGAGCAACGCATCACGGCCCTGGAGAACATGCTGTGCGAGCTGGTGGACGGCACGGACTAG
- the CORO6 gene encoding coronin-6 isoform X1: MSRRVVRQSKFRHVFGQAAKADQAYEDIRVSKVTWDSSFCAVNPKFLAIIVEAGGGGAFIVLPLAKTGRVDKNYPLVTGHTAPVLDIDWCPHNDNVIASASDDTTIMVWQIPDYTPMRNITEPIITLEGHSKRVGILSWHPTARNVLLSAGGDNVIIIWNVGTGEVLLSLDDMHPDIIHSVCWNNNGSLLATTCKDKTLRIVDPRKGQVVAERARPHEGARPLRAVFTADGKLLSTGFSRMSERQLALWDPERFAAHEGMRPMRAVFTRQGHIFTTGFTRMSQRELGLWDPNNFEEPVALQEMDTSNGVLLPFYDPDSSIIYLCGKGDSSIRYFEITDEAPFVHYLNTFSSKEPQRGMGFMPKRGLDVSKCEIARLYKLHERKCEPIIMIVPRKSDLFQDDLYPDTPGPEPALEADEWLSGQDAEPVLISLRDGYVPPKHRELRVTKRNILDARPPSGPHRSQSASDAPLQQHTLEALLEEIKALREQVQAQEQRITALENMLCELVDGTD; this comes from the exons ATGAGCCGGCGTGTGGTTCGGCAGAGCAAGTTCCGCCATGTGTTTGGACAGGCAGCAAAGGCTGACCAGGCCTATGAGGACATTCGTGTATCCAAGGTCACGTGGGACAGCTCCTTCTGTGCCGTCAACCCTAAATTCCTGGCCATTATTGTGGAGGCTGGAGGTGGAGGTGCTTTCATCGTCCTGCCTCTGGCCAAG ACAGGGCGCGTGGATAAGAACTACCCACTGGTCACTGGGCACACGGCCCCTGTGCTGGACATTGACTGGTGCCCACACAATGACAACGTCATCGCCAGTGCCTCAGATGACACCACCATCATG GTGTGGCAGATTCCAGACTATACGCCTATGCGCAACATCACAGAACCCATCATCACGCTCGAAGGCCACTCCAAGCGCGTGGGCATCCTCTCCTGGCACCCCACTGCCCGGAATGTCCTGCTCAGTGCAG GTGGTGACAATGTGATCATCATCTGGAACGTGGGCACTGGAGAGGTGCTCCTGAGTCTGGACGACATGCACCCGGACATCATCCACAGTGTATGCTGGAACAACAATGGCAGCCTGCTAGCCACCACCTGCAAGGACAAGACCCTGCGCATTGTCGACCCCCGCAAGGGCCAGGTGGTGGCG GAGCGAGCCCGGCCTCACGAGGGCGCCCGCCCGCTGCGGGCCGTCTTCACCGCAGACGGGAAGCTACTCAGCACCGGCTTCAGCAGGATGAGTGAGCGGCAACTCGCGCTCTGGGACCCG GAGAGGTTTGCGGCCCACGAGGGGATGAGGCCCATGCGGGCTGTCTTCACACGCCAGGGTCATATCTTCACCACGGGCTTCACCCGCATGAGCCAGCGAGAGCTGGGCCTGTGGGACCCG AACAACTTTGAGGAGCCAGTGGCACTGCAGGAGATGGACACAAGCAACGGGGTCCTACTGCCCTTCTACGATCCCGACTCCAGCATCATCTACCTGTGCGGCAAG GGCGACAGCAGCATCCGGTACTTTGAGATTACTGACGAAGCGCCTTTTGTGCACTACCTGAACACGTTCAGCAGCAAGGAGCCGCAGAGGGGCATGGGTTTCATGCCCAAGAGGGGTCTGGATGTCAGCAAATGCGAGATCGCCCG GTTATACAAGTTGCACGAAAGAAAGTGTGAACCCATCATCATGATTGTACCACGCAAG TCAGACTTGTTCCAGGATGACCTATACCCAGATACACCCGGCCCGGAGCCAGCCCTAGAGGCAGACGAATGGCTGTCGGGTCAGGACGCGGAACCCGTGCTCATTTCACTGAGGGATGGTTACGTACCCCCCAAGCATCGCGAGCTCCGGGTCACCAAACGCAACATCCTGGACGCGCGACCGCCCTCCGGCCCCCACCGCAGCCAGTCGGCCAGTGACGCCCCCTTG CAGCAGCACACGCTGGAGGCGCTGCTGGAGGAGATCAAGGCCCTTCGCGAGCAGGTGCAGGCCCAGGAGCAACGCATCACGGCCCTGGAGAACATGCTGTGCGAGCTGGTGGACGGCACGGACTAG
- the CORO6 gene encoding coronin-6 isoform X2: MSRRVVRQSKFRHVFGQAAKADQAYEDIRVSKVTWDSSFCAVNPKFLAIIVEAGGGGAFIVLPLAKTGRVDKNYPLVTGHTAPVLDIDWCPHNDNVIASASDDTTIMVWQIPDYTPMRNITEPIITLEGHSKRVGILSWHPTARNVLLSAGGDNVIIIWNVGTGEVLLSLDDMHPDIIHSVCWNNNGSLLATTCKDKTLRIVDPRKGQVVAERARPHEGARPLRAVFTADGKLLSTGFSRMSERQLALWDPERFAAHEGMRPMRAVFTRQGHIFTTGFTRMSQRELGLWDPNNFEEPVALQEMDTSNGVLLPFYDPDSSIIYLCGKGDSSIRYFEITDEAPFVHYLNTFSSKEPQRGMGFMPKRGLDVSKCEIARLYKLHERKCEPIIMIVPRKSDLFQDDLYPDTPGPEPALEADEWLSGQDAEPVLISLRDGYVPPKHRELRVTKRNILDARPPSGPHRSQSASDAPLQHTLEALLEEIKALREQVQAQEQRITALENMLCELVDGTD, from the exons ATGAGCCGGCGTGTGGTTCGGCAGAGCAAGTTCCGCCATGTGTTTGGACAGGCAGCAAAGGCTGACCAGGCCTATGAGGACATTCGTGTATCCAAGGTCACGTGGGACAGCTCCTTCTGTGCCGTCAACCCTAAATTCCTGGCCATTATTGTGGAGGCTGGAGGTGGAGGTGCTTTCATCGTCCTGCCTCTGGCCAAG ACAGGGCGCGTGGATAAGAACTACCCACTGGTCACTGGGCACACGGCCCCTGTGCTGGACATTGACTGGTGCCCACACAATGACAACGTCATCGCCAGTGCCTCAGATGACACCACCATCATG GTGTGGCAGATTCCAGACTATACGCCTATGCGCAACATCACAGAACCCATCATCACGCTCGAAGGCCACTCCAAGCGCGTGGGCATCCTCTCCTGGCACCCCACTGCCCGGAATGTCCTGCTCAGTGCAG GTGGTGACAATGTGATCATCATCTGGAACGTGGGCACTGGAGAGGTGCTCCTGAGTCTGGACGACATGCACCCGGACATCATCCACAGTGTATGCTGGAACAACAATGGCAGCCTGCTAGCCACCACCTGCAAGGACAAGACCCTGCGCATTGTCGACCCCCGCAAGGGCCAGGTGGTGGCG GAGCGAGCCCGGCCTCACGAGGGCGCCCGCCCGCTGCGGGCCGTCTTCACCGCAGACGGGAAGCTACTCAGCACCGGCTTCAGCAGGATGAGTGAGCGGCAACTCGCGCTCTGGGACCCG GAGAGGTTTGCGGCCCACGAGGGGATGAGGCCCATGCGGGCTGTCTTCACACGCCAGGGTCATATCTTCACCACGGGCTTCACCCGCATGAGCCAGCGAGAGCTGGGCCTGTGGGACCCG AACAACTTTGAGGAGCCAGTGGCACTGCAGGAGATGGACACAAGCAACGGGGTCCTACTGCCCTTCTACGATCCCGACTCCAGCATCATCTACCTGTGCGGCAAG GGCGACAGCAGCATCCGGTACTTTGAGATTACTGACGAAGCGCCTTTTGTGCACTACCTGAACACGTTCAGCAGCAAGGAGCCGCAGAGGGGCATGGGTTTCATGCCCAAGAGGGGTCTGGATGTCAGCAAATGCGAGATCGCCCG GTTATACAAGTTGCACGAAAGAAAGTGTGAACCCATCATCATGATTGTACCACGCAAG TCAGACTTGTTCCAGGATGACCTATACCCAGATACACCCGGCCCGGAGCCAGCCCTAGAGGCAGACGAATGGCTGTCGGGTCAGGACGCGGAACCCGTGCTCATTTCACTGAGGGATGGTTACGTACCCCCCAAGCATCGCGAGCTCCGGGTCACCAAACGCAACATCCTGGACGCGCGACCGCCCTCCGGCCCCCACCGCAGCCAGTCGGCCAGTGACGCCCCCTTG CAGCACACGCTGGAGGCGCTGCTGGAGGAGATCAAGGCCCTTCGCGAGCAGGTGCAGGCCCAGGAGCAACGCATCACGGCCCTGGAGAACATGCTGTGCGAGCTGGTGGACGGCACGGACTAG
- the CORO6 gene encoding coronin-6 isoform X4, which produces MSRRVVRQSKFRHVFGQAAKADQAYEDIRVSKVTWDSSFCAVNPKFLAIIVEAGGGGAFIVLPLAKTGRVDKNYPLVTGHTAPVLDIDWCPHNDNVIASASDDTTIMVWQIPDYTPMRNITEPIITLEGHSKRVGILSWHPTARNVLLSAGGDNVIIIWNVGTGEVLLSLDDMHPDIIHSVCWNNNGSLLATTCKDKTLRIVDPRKGQVVAERARPHEGARPLRAVFTADGKLLSTGFSRMSERQLALWDPNNFEEPVALQEMDTSNGVLLPFYDPDSSIIYLCGKGDSSIRYFEITDEAPFVHYLNTFSSKEPQRGMGFMPKRGLDVSKCEIARLYKLHERKCEPIIMIVPRKSDLFQDDLYPDTPGPEPALEADEWLSGQDAEPVLISLRDGYVPPKHRELRVTKRNILDARPPSGPHRSQSASDAPLQQHTLEALLEEIKALREQVQAQEQRITALENMLCELVDGTD; this is translated from the exons ATGAGCCGGCGTGTGGTTCGGCAGAGCAAGTTCCGCCATGTGTTTGGACAGGCAGCAAAGGCTGACCAGGCCTATGAGGACATTCGTGTATCCAAGGTCACGTGGGACAGCTCCTTCTGTGCCGTCAACCCTAAATTCCTGGCCATTATTGTGGAGGCTGGAGGTGGAGGTGCTTTCATCGTCCTGCCTCTGGCCAAG ACAGGGCGCGTGGATAAGAACTACCCACTGGTCACTGGGCACACGGCCCCTGTGCTGGACATTGACTGGTGCCCACACAATGACAACGTCATCGCCAGTGCCTCAGATGACACCACCATCATG GTGTGGCAGATTCCAGACTATACGCCTATGCGCAACATCACAGAACCCATCATCACGCTCGAAGGCCACTCCAAGCGCGTGGGCATCCTCTCCTGGCACCCCACTGCCCGGAATGTCCTGCTCAGTGCAG GTGGTGACAATGTGATCATCATCTGGAACGTGGGCACTGGAGAGGTGCTCCTGAGTCTGGACGACATGCACCCGGACATCATCCACAGTGTATGCTGGAACAACAATGGCAGCCTGCTAGCCACCACCTGCAAGGACAAGACCCTGCGCATTGTCGACCCCCGCAAGGGCCAGGTGGTGGCG GAGCGAGCCCGGCCTCACGAGGGCGCCCGCCCGCTGCGGGCCGTCTTCACCGCAGACGGGAAGCTACTCAGCACCGGCTTCAGCAGGATGAGTGAGCGGCAACTCGCGCTCTGGGACCCG AACAACTTTGAGGAGCCAGTGGCACTGCAGGAGATGGACACAAGCAACGGGGTCCTACTGCCCTTCTACGATCCCGACTCCAGCATCATCTACCTGTGCGGCAAG GGCGACAGCAGCATCCGGTACTTTGAGATTACTGACGAAGCGCCTTTTGTGCACTACCTGAACACGTTCAGCAGCAAGGAGCCGCAGAGGGGCATGGGTTTCATGCCCAAGAGGGGTCTGGATGTCAGCAAATGCGAGATCGCCCG GTTATACAAGTTGCACGAAAGAAAGTGTGAACCCATCATCATGATTGTACCACGCAAG TCAGACTTGTTCCAGGATGACCTATACCCAGATACACCCGGCCCGGAGCCAGCCCTAGAGGCAGACGAATGGCTGTCGGGTCAGGACGCGGAACCCGTGCTCATTTCACTGAGGGATGGTTACGTACCCCCCAAGCATCGCGAGCTCCGGGTCACCAAACGCAACATCCTGGACGCGCGACCGCCCTCCGGCCCCCACCGCAGCCAGTCGGCCAGTGACGCCCCCTTG CAGCAGCACACGCTGGAGGCGCTGCTGGAGGAGATCAAGGCCCTTCGCGAGCAGGTGCAGGCCCAGGAGCAACGCATCACGGCCCTGGAGAACATGCTGTGCGAGCTGGTGGACGGCACGGACTAG
- the CORO6 gene encoding coronin-6 isoform X5, which yields MSRRVVRQSKFRHVFGQAAKADQAYEDIRVSKVTWDSSFCAVNPKFLAIIVEAGGGGAFIVLPLAKTGRVDKNYPLVTGHTAPVLDIDWCPHNDNVIASASDDTTIMVWQIPDYTPMRNITEPIITLEGHSKRVGILSWHPTARNVLLSAGGDNVIIIWNVGTGEVLLSLDDMHPDIIHSVCWNNNGSLLATTCKDKTLRIVDPRKGQVVAERFAAHEGMRPMRAVFTRQGHIFTTGFTRMSQRELGLWDPNNFEEPVALQEMDTSNGVLLPFYDPDSSIIYLCGKGDSSIRYFEITDEAPFVHYLNTFSSKEPQRGMGFMPKRGLDVSKCEIARLYKLHERKCEPIIMIVPRKSDLFQDDLYPDTPGPEPALEADEWLSGQDAEPVLISLRDGYVPPKHRELRVTKRNILDARPPSGPHRSQSASDAPLQHTLEALLEEIKALREQVQAQEQRITALENMLCELVDGTD from the exons ATGAGCCGGCGTGTGGTTCGGCAGAGCAAGTTCCGCCATGTGTTTGGACAGGCAGCAAAGGCTGACCAGGCCTATGAGGACATTCGTGTATCCAAGGTCACGTGGGACAGCTCCTTCTGTGCCGTCAACCCTAAATTCCTGGCCATTATTGTGGAGGCTGGAGGTGGAGGTGCTTTCATCGTCCTGCCTCTGGCCAAG ACAGGGCGCGTGGATAAGAACTACCCACTGGTCACTGGGCACACGGCCCCTGTGCTGGACATTGACTGGTGCCCACACAATGACAACGTCATCGCCAGTGCCTCAGATGACACCACCATCATG GTGTGGCAGATTCCAGACTATACGCCTATGCGCAACATCACAGAACCCATCATCACGCTCGAAGGCCACTCCAAGCGCGTGGGCATCCTCTCCTGGCACCCCACTGCCCGGAATGTCCTGCTCAGTGCAG GTGGTGACAATGTGATCATCATCTGGAACGTGGGCACTGGAGAGGTGCTCCTGAGTCTGGACGACATGCACCCGGACATCATCCACAGTGTATGCTGGAACAACAATGGCAGCCTGCTAGCCACCACCTGCAAGGACAAGACCCTGCGCATTGTCGACCCCCGCAAGGGCCAGGTGGTGGCG GAGAGGTTTGCGGCCCACGAGGGGATGAGGCCCATGCGGGCTGTCTTCACACGCCAGGGTCATATCTTCACCACGGGCTTCACCCGCATGAGCCAGCGAGAGCTGGGCCTGTGGGACCCG AACAACTTTGAGGAGCCAGTGGCACTGCAGGAGATGGACACAAGCAACGGGGTCCTACTGCCCTTCTACGATCCCGACTCCAGCATCATCTACCTGTGCGGCAAG GGCGACAGCAGCATCCGGTACTTTGAGATTACTGACGAAGCGCCTTTTGTGCACTACCTGAACACGTTCAGCAGCAAGGAGCCGCAGAGGGGCATGGGTTTCATGCCCAAGAGGGGTCTGGATGTCAGCAAATGCGAGATCGCCCG GTTATACAAGTTGCACGAAAGAAAGTGTGAACCCATCATCATGATTGTACCACGCAAG TCAGACTTGTTCCAGGATGACCTATACCCAGATACACCCGGCCCGGAGCCAGCCCTAGAGGCAGACGAATGGCTGTCGGGTCAGGACGCGGAACCCGTGCTCATTTCACTGAGGGATGGTTACGTACCCCCCAAGCATCGCGAGCTCCGGGTCACCAAACGCAACATCCTGGACGCGCGACCGCCCTCCGGCCCCCACCGCAGCCAGTCGGCCAGTGACGCCCCCTTG CAGCACACGCTGGAGGCGCTGCTGGAGGAGATCAAGGCCCTTCGCGAGCAGGTGCAGGCCCAGGAGCAACGCATCACGGCCCTGGAGAACATGCTGTGCGAGCTGGTGGACGGCACGGACTAG